In Paenibacillus guangzhouensis, a single window of DNA contains:
- a CDS encoding XkdQ/YqbQ family protein — protein MLEVLLDNKDGNVWDLSELVYDATWKTSRIGKPGSFDFSVLNDGNFRMNHGDIVRAKWDGRPLFYGYVFTIGSGQDEQIAVKCYDQIRYLMASDTYVLKNITAAALLKRIANDFGLKSGMIVDTKYIIPTVHEDGQKLMDIICKALDQTVINTGNIYNFYDEFGALALRDARDMMLDLMIGDDSLMIDHSFERSIDQDTYNRIKLVRDNKETGGRDVHIAQDSENIAKWGRLQLYQKVGENQNDAQIRNLLDTLARLKNRPTKKLRIEALGETSVRAGCYVHMQIAHLAIHSPYLIDECSHNFSGEEYTMTLDLKVI, from the coding sequence ATGCTAGAAGTATTACTAGATAATAAAGATGGTAACGTGTGGGACTTATCTGAACTAGTATATGATGCAACATGGAAGACGTCGAGAATTGGCAAGCCAGGTAGTTTTGACTTTTCAGTCCTTAACGACGGGAACTTCAGGATGAATCACGGGGACATCGTTCGAGCGAAATGGGATGGACGTCCTCTTTTTTATGGATATGTGTTCACGATCGGAAGTGGGCAAGATGAGCAAATCGCCGTAAAGTGTTATGACCAAATCAGATACCTTATGGCAAGCGACACGTATGTATTGAAGAATATAACGGCTGCTGCTCTGCTTAAGCGAATCGCGAATGACTTCGGTTTGAAATCGGGGATGATTGTTGACACCAAGTATATTATTCCGACCGTTCATGAAGATGGTCAGAAGCTTATGGATATCATCTGCAAGGCATTGGATCAGACCGTGATCAACACAGGGAATATTTACAATTTTTACGATGAGTTCGGTGCGCTTGCCTTGCGTGATGCGAGGGATATGATGCTAGATTTGATGATTGGCGACGATAGCCTTATGATCGATCATTCTTTCGAAAGATCGATTGATCAGGATACGTACAACCGGATCAAATTAGTCAGGGATAACAAAGAAACAGGCGGACGCGATGTGCATATTGCTCAGGACAGCGAGAATATTGCAAAATGGGGTAGGCTGCAGCTCTACCAGAAAGTTGGCGAGAACCAAAACGATGCGCAAATCAGAAATCTGCTTGACACTCTGGCACGATTGAAAAACAGACCAACGAAAAAATTAAGAATCGAAGCCCTTGGAGAGACAAGCGTGCGTGCCGGCTGCTATGTCCATATGCAAATTGCCCACTTAGCAATTCATAGTCCTTATCTGATTGATGAATGTTCGCATAATTTCAGTGGTGAAGAGTACACCATGACATTAGATTTGAAGGTGATATGA
- a CDS encoding LysM peptidoglycan-binding domain-containing protein yields the protein MSYSLTLSFNNQTEALAFPVLPEVLEVTESGNNKTYEISIVGEINVIRKTKLAEISFESFFPNRWYPGANVSARECFGPAHYIKKINSWRTKKQPVMLNLIGSNLGVSMYVSIEKFTYSEEAGAVGDIKYQISFKEYRPYEAKKVNIQTLATDSGSKKVIMNEHQSRPTRPDTRILPTTYTLQPGDNLWKVAKKILGDDSKWRSLQKLNGITDAELKRLPVGKVIKLS from the coding sequence ATGAGTTATTCATTGACGTTATCTTTCAATAATCAAACGGAAGCATTAGCTTTTCCTGTGCTACCTGAAGTCCTCGAAGTGACGGAGAGCGGTAACAACAAGACCTATGAAATATCCATCGTCGGGGAAATTAATGTCATTAGAAAGACGAAGTTGGCTGAAATTTCGTTTGAAAGTTTCTTCCCGAATCGGTGGTACCCAGGGGCGAATGTTAGTGCCCGCGAATGTTTTGGGCCAGCCCATTATATTAAGAAAATTAATTCATGGCGCACAAAAAAGCAGCCTGTCATGTTGAACCTAATAGGGTCAAATTTAGGAGTAAGCATGTACGTAAGCATTGAGAAATTCACTTATTCCGAAGAAGCTGGGGCTGTCGGAGACATTAAATATCAAATCTCTTTTAAGGAATATCGTCCTTATGAGGCTAAGAAGGTCAATATTCAAACGTTGGCAACGGATTCCGGCAGTAAGAAGGTTATCATGAACGAGCATCAATCCCGGCCGACGCGTCCGGATACCCGTATCCTACCAACGACATATACGTTACAACCGGGCGATAATCTATGGAAAGTAGCCAAGAAAATTCTCGGCGATGATTCGAAATGGCGATCTCTACAAAAGTTAAACGGGATTACGGATGCAGAACTAAAGCGTCTGCCTGTCGGCAAGGTCATCAAGCTGTCATGA
- a CDS encoding phage tail assembly chaperone: MSTLSAFFANNVVSEVTQEVIVSDRFKGDNGKPIFWKIRGLSEGENSELRKAATKKVKGKGGVTTPEIDYESYMTKMIVASVVFPDLKEADLQKSYGVIGADDLLRKMLLAGEYGQLLQAVQSVNGFDQDINDLVEEVKN; this comes from the coding sequence ATGAGTACATTAAGCGCTTTTTTCGCCAATAACGTGGTTTCTGAAGTCACGCAAGAGGTCATTGTCTCGGATCGGTTTAAAGGCGATAACGGGAAGCCTATTTTTTGGAAAATACGTGGACTTTCTGAGGGGGAAAACTCGGAGTTGCGTAAAGCAGCTACGAAGAAGGTGAAAGGTAAAGGCGGCGTGACGACACCTGAAATTGATTATGAGTCTTACATGACGAAAATGATCGTAGCTAGTGTCGTCTTCCCTGACTTGAAGGAGGCTGACTTGCAAAAGTCATATGGCGTCATCGGCGCCGATGACCTGCTTCGCAAAATGCTTCTAGCCGGCGAATATGGTCAATTGCTTCAAGCGGTTCAATCGGTAAACGGCTTCGATCAAGATATCAACGACCTGGTTGAAGAGGTAAAAAACTAA
- a CDS encoding phage tail tube protein, whose translation MAIFNVKDAISGKQAKAFVTINGRVEELFYAKSLEATIEKNKVDVPMLGRTNTPQRSAGWKGSGTLTIYYISTAFRQLMRDYIQTGSDFWFDLQVVNEQPGSATGKQTTLLKNCNIDSIIAAKFDASSDDMLEEEIPFTFEGYDILDQFNSIQGI comes from the coding sequence ATGGCAATTTTTAACGTGAAGGATGCAATTAGTGGGAAGCAAGCAAAGGCGTTCGTAACGATTAACGGACGTGTTGAAGAATTATTCTATGCAAAAAGCTTAGAAGCGACGATTGAAAAAAATAAAGTGGATGTTCCGATGTTGGGAAGAACCAATACACCTCAGCGTTCTGCAGGGTGGAAAGGGAGTGGCACTCTTACGATTTATTATATCTCAACTGCATTCCGCCAGTTGATGCGAGATTACATTCAAACGGGATCAGACTTCTGGTTCGACCTTCAAGTGGTGAATGAGCAACCAGGAAGCGCCACAGGCAAGCAAACAACGCTGCTTAAGAATTGCAATATTGACAGCATTATTGCAGCTAAATTCGATGCGTCAAGTGACGATATGCTCGAAGAAGAAATTCCTTTCACATTCGAGGGTTACGATATTCTGGACCAATTCAATTCGATCCAAGGGATCTAG